The following coding sequences lie in one Pseudomonas svalbardensis genomic window:
- the mnmE gene encoding tRNA uridine-5-carboxymethylaminomethyl(34) synthesis GTPase MnmE, producing MSVPRETIAAVATAQGRGGVGIVRISGPLASVAARAFSGRELKPRFAHYGPFLSENDEVLDQGIALYFPGPNSFTGEDVLELQGHGGPIVLDMLLKRCLELGCRLARPGEFSERAFLNDKLDLAQAEAIADLIEASSAQAARNALRSLQGAFSERVHNLTEQLIGLRIYVEAAIDFPEEEIDFLADGHVLSMLDKVRDELSTVLREAGQGALLRDGMTVVIAGRPNAGKSSLLNALAGREAAIVTEIAGTTRDILREHIHIDGMPLHVVDTAGLRDTDDQVEKIGVERALKAIGEADRVLLVVDATAPEALDPFALWPEFLEIRPDPAKVTLIRNKADLTGEAIALEVSEDGHVTISLSAKSAGEGLELLRDHLKACMGYEQTSESSFSARRRHLEALRHASASLEHGRAQLTLAGAGELLAEDLRQAQHALGEITGAFSSDDLLGRIFSSFCIGK from the coding sequence ATGAGCGTTCCTCGTGAAACCATCGCCGCCGTCGCCACCGCTCAAGGTCGCGGCGGTGTGGGCATCGTCCGTATTTCCGGGCCGCTGGCGAGTGTTGCGGCCAGGGCCTTCAGCGGTCGTGAACTCAAGCCGCGATTCGCCCACTACGGCCCGTTCCTCAGTGAAAACGATGAGGTGCTGGATCAAGGCATCGCCCTGTATTTTCCGGGCCCGAACTCATTCACCGGTGAAGATGTGCTGGAACTCCAGGGCCACGGCGGTCCGATAGTTCTGGATATGCTGCTCAAGCGTTGCCTGGAACTGGGCTGTCGGTTGGCCCGGCCGGGTGAATTCAGTGAGCGCGCGTTCCTTAATGACAAACTCGACCTGGCTCAGGCCGAGGCGATTGCCGACTTGATCGAGGCGAGTTCTGCACAGGCTGCACGAAATGCCCTGCGTTCCTTGCAGGGCGCATTCTCCGAGCGTGTGCATAACCTTACCGAGCAATTGATTGGCCTGCGCATCTATGTCGAAGCGGCGATCGACTTCCCTGAAGAAGAAATCGACTTCCTCGCCGATGGTCACGTACTGAGCATGCTCGACAAAGTGCGTGACGAGTTATCCACCGTGCTACGGGAAGCCGGGCAGGGTGCCTTGCTGCGTGACGGGATGACCGTGGTGATCGCCGGTCGGCCGAATGCCGGTAAATCCAGCCTGTTGAATGCACTGGCCGGTCGTGAAGCCGCGATCGTCACCGAGATCGCCGGCACCACCCGGGACATTCTTCGTGAACATATCCACATCGATGGTATGCCGCTGCACGTGGTCGACACCGCTGGTCTGCGAGATACCGACGACCAGGTAGAAAAAATCGGTGTCGAACGGGCGCTGAAAGCAATCGGCGAGGCTGATCGAGTCCTGTTGGTAGTCGATGCTACGGCTCCTGAGGCACTTGATCCGTTCGCGTTATGGCCTGAATTTCTGGAAATCCGTCCCGATCCGGCGAAAGTCACGCTGATCCGTAACAAGGCAGACCTCACTGGCGAAGCCATTGCCCTGGAAGTCAGCGAGGATGGCCACGTCACCATCAGCCTGAGCGCCAAATCTGCAGGTGAAGGGCTGGAATTGCTGCGCGACCACCTCAAGGCCTGCATGGGCTACGAACAGACCTCGGAAAGCAGCTTCAGTGCTCGCAGGCGTCACCTTGAAGCGTTGCGTCACGCCAGTGCTTCCCTTGAGCACGGCCGTGCACAGCTGACCCTGGCGGGTGCCGG